In Methanonatronarchaeum sp. AMET-Sl, one genomic interval encodes:
- the uppS gene encoding polyprenyl diphosphate synthase, producing the protein MNSNLNHVAIIQDGNRRYAYERGNSAYKGHEEGVATTKKILELAGEMGITHLTVYALSTENFNRDQEELQDLFSLFEQEFKQIKDNEKIHKNQIRVRVIGKTELLPNRVQKAIEIAEKSTEDYDNHYLNIALAYGSKTEIADAAKNIIKDTQKGKITKDEIDEELVSQYMYPDKPNEPPLPDVELMIRTGGDKRISNFLMWQSCGNNSVIYFSNHLWPEFDEKEFKKAIKQYQKTKNRPQNQK; encoded by the coding sequence ATGAATTCAAACCTAAACCACGTTGCAATAATACAAGACGGAAACCGTAGGTATGCATACGAGAGAGGAAATTCAGCCTACAAAGGCCATGAAGAGGGAGTGGCAACAACCAAAAAAATACTTGAACTAGCCGGTGAGATGGGGATAACACACCTAACCGTCTACGCCCTATCAACCGAGAACTTCAATCGCGACCAAGAAGAACTGCAAGACCTATTCAGTCTATTCGAACAAGAATTCAAACAGATCAAAGACAACGAAAAAATCCATAAAAACCAGATCAGGGTTCGAGTAATCGGTAAAACAGAACTATTACCCAACAGAGTTCAAAAAGCAATTGAGATAGCTGAAAAATCTACAGAAGACTACGACAACCACTACCTAAATATAGCGCTAGCATATGGATCCAAAACCGAGATAGCAGATGCAGCCAAAAACATAATCAAAGACACCCAGAAAGGAAAAATCACAAAAGACGAAATAGACGAAGAACTCGTCTCACAATACATGTATCCAGACAAACCAAACGAACCACCACTACCAGATGTCGAACTAATGATAAGAACAGGAGGAGACAAACGAATATCAAACTTCCTGATGTGGCAATCATGCGGAAACAACAGCGTAATCTACTTCTCAAACCACCTATGGCCCGAATTCGATGAAAAAGAATTCAAAAAAGCAATAAAACAATACCAAAAAACCAAAAACAGACCTCAAAACCAAAAATAG